A stretch of the Rhinoderma darwinii isolate aRhiDar2 chromosome 3, aRhiDar2.hap1, whole genome shotgun sequence genome encodes the following:
- the POLR3D gene encoding DNA-directed RNA polymerase III subunit RPC4, which produces MSDGKNDPTPGVPRTPMAGARGLVGRRPSTPATPGRLPSIRSRDLTLGGVRKKTFAPNIIGRKIKEEPKEEVSVKVERAERNRDRRDGAGRGRGRPQVIQSHSIFEQGPAEQLKKKTAWEGPSDSGDLGPSHIINIKREKRETEEETKQILRMLENDKFLDDPGLRNDAQNRPVQLPLAHSGWLFRDEEEEEDTKPVLNLPKEEKMEVDPSSVKVKEEPMEDEGTSMTAVPTCKAPVVKKPPERKDVSLPELLESLRVSGEDALFFMQLPDSLPGQPPTQDSRPVRSEVQGEDGHMLLVKDKSQEASAAEESCSLKNLSEGQIGKLVIRKSGKVQLILGKVTLDVSMGTSCSFLQELVAVSVGEARRGEMMVLGHVQHKLVCSPDFDSLLEGRDR; this is translated from the exons ATGTCTGACGGAAAGAATGATCCCACTCCTGGTGTTCCCCGAACCCCAATGGCAGGAGCTCGGGGTCTGGTTGGGCGTAGACCTTCCACACCTGCCACACCAGGCCGCCTTCCTTCCATCCGTTCCAGGGACCTTACCCTGGGTGGTGTCAGAAAA aaaacatttGCTCCGAATATAATTGGGAGGAAGATAAAAGAAGA GCCGAAAGAGGAAGTATCTGTGAAAGTCGAGCGAGCTGAACGCAACAGAGATCGACGCGATGGAGCAGGCAGAGGACGCGGCAGACCACAAGTCATCCAGAGTCACTCCATCTTTGAGCAGGGACCTGCAGAGCAACTGAAGAAGAAAA CCGCATGGGAAGGACCCTCCGATTCGGGCGATCTTGGACCCTCCCACATCATTAACATAAAACGGGAGAAAAGGGAAACTGAGGAGGAGACGAAACAGATCCTTCGAATGTTGGAAAATGACAAG tttttagatgaCCCAGGATTGAGGAATGATGCCCAGAATCGTCCTGTACAGCTCCCTCTTGCACATTCAGGTTGGCTGTTCAGAGatgaagaggaggaagaggataCAAAGCCTGTGCTGAATTTACCCAAAGAGGAAAAAATGGAGGTGGATCCTTCATCCGTCAAAG TGAAGGAAGAACCTATGGAAGATGAGGGTACATCGATGACTGCTGTTCCAACATGCAAAGCTCCAGTAGTGAAGAAGCCTCCTGAGAGAAAGGACGTGTCTCTTCCGGAGTTACTGGAATCTCTGCGCGTCTCTGGAGAAGATGCTCTGTTCTTCATGCAGCTCCCGGACTCTCTTCCAGGGCAGCCGCCCACCCAGGATTCCCGGCCCGTCAGGAGTGAAGTACAGGGTGAAGACGGCCACATGTTGCTCGTGAAGGACAAAAGCCAG GAGGCAAGTGCGGCAGAGGAGAGCTGCTCCTTGAAGAATCTGTCTGAGGGTCAGATTGGGAAACTTGTCATACGAAAATCGGGCAAGGTGCAGCTTATCCTGGGCAAGGTCACTCTTGATGTCAGCATGGGAACATCTTGCTCCTTCTTACAG GAGCTGGTAGCGGTTAGTGTCGGAGAGGCTCGCAGAGGAGAGATGATGGTGCTGGGACATGTGCAGCATAAACTTGTCTGCTCACCAGACTTTGATTCTCTTCTGGAGGGACGTGACCGCTGA